GCATCCATTAGCGTTGAATGATCTTCAAACCATTGTGCGTTATCCGATAAGACTTTCATTTTTTGAGACATATCAAAATCTTTAATTTGAATGATACTCTCGTATGATCCTCTATATCCTAATGGGTCGTTATACACCTCAATAAAACTATTTATATAATCGATATTACCTTCGGTAGCACCTGTCCAAGCCACATTATAATCATCCCAAGTTTGTAAATCTCCTGTTTTGTAGTATTCAATTAACAGTCCAAGCGCATCCCCTTGAGCTTTATTTTCGGCTACACCTTGCGCCAATTCAAGCCATTTTATAATTTCATCGATAGCTTCACCATACAAACCACCTGATTTAAATACACGCTCTTTTAGCACACCGTTTTCTTTTACTAACTGAGAGTTTAAACCAAAAGACAAAGGTTTTTCAGGGTTTGGTGAGGTTTTTGTTTTATAAAAACTTTCAACATCTGTATTAGTTACATTAGGTCCGTAGAAGTTTACCGCAGAAAGCGCCACATTATCTACACCTTTCGCTTGGTTTACTTTCTTGACATCTTTATCATTAAACAAAACAGCAAAAGCTTCTCCTTCTAAAGATGTTTGTGTAGCCTCCAGTAAAGATTTTAAATATTCGGCAGAAAAACCTGGCTTCAACTTATCATTAGAATAATGGTGATGAATACCATTACTAAACCATACACGCTTTAAATAAGCCTCAAAAGCCTTCCAGTTATCAGTAGTTTTATCGCCTTCAAAAGTTGTATATATTTTCTCTAAGGCTTTTCTAATCGATAAATTATGGCGGTAGTTTTGGTCCCACATAATATCACGTCCCGATAAACCCGCTTGGGTTAGGTAATACACAAGCTTTTGCTCTTTTAGTGTTAAATTTTCCCAACCTGGAATTTGATAACGCAGAATTTTGATATCGGCAAATTGCTCTACATTATAATCAAATTTAACCTCCTTTTTTTCGGTTATTTCAGGAATACTGGTTTGGGACTTCTCATTGCCACAAGCCCATAAGAGCGTACTTATTAAGGCCAAGCTTAAAATTGTTTTTAGTTGCATTTTATTAAATATAGTTAGAAATTAAAATCATATTACCACAAACCATCGAATATTAAAATCTTTTTTAAGCTTTAACCTATAAAAGAATAATCAATTTGACGCAAAAATAAGAATTTATAAAGTAAAAAATTAAATTGAGTATCTTTGATTTAATTTTTTATTGAAAACCAACA
This genomic interval from Tamlana carrageenivorans contains the following:
- a CDS encoding dipeptidyl-peptidase 3 family protein — translated: MQLKTILSLALISTLLWACGNEKSQTSIPEITEKKEVKFDYNVEQFADIKILRYQIPGWENLTLKEQKLVYYLTQAGLSGRDIMWDQNYRHNLSIRKALEKIYTTFEGDKTTDNWKAFEAYLKRVWFSNGIHHHYSNDKLKPGFSAEYLKSLLEATQTSLEGEAFAVLFNDKDVKKVNQAKGVDNVALSAVNFYGPNVTNTDVESFYKTKTSPNPEKPLSFGLNSQLVKENGVLKERVFKSGGLYGEAIDEIIKWLELAQGVAENKAQGDALGLLIEYYKTGDLQTWDDYNVAWTGATEGNIDYINSFIEVYNDPLGYRGSYESIIQIKDFDMSQKMKVLSDNAQWFEDHSTLMDAHKKKNVVGVSYKVVSVAGEAGDASPSTPIGVNLPNANWIRAAVGSKSVSLGNIINAYNNAGGSERLKEFVNDREELELEEKYGQLADKLHTALHEVIGHASGQLNPGVGETKETLKNYASTLEEGRADLVGLYYLYNPKLQELGLVDDWKSVGKAAYDGYIRNGLMTQLIRLNLGDDVEEAHMRNRQWVSAWVFEKGKADNVIEKIKRDGKTYFNINDYEKLHELFGQLLRETQRIKSEGDYAACEALVEGYGVKVDQEIHAEVLERNKQFTSAPYSGFVNPVLVPETDNNGEIIAIKVTQPESFDGQMLNYSKNYSFLPEVN